A single window of Providencia alcalifaciens DNA harbors:
- a CDS encoding AhpA/YtjB family protein has product MKLPFRLHKTVIIIVCVALITFLMHGVSYLGYSQSQSRLEQFKQLTQVLAEQVAFSLSDYMVPGSKDFNLERINANLNHLAKDHYILDASLYTAAGALITQVGEPASVKERLSLDGKSELQNFHYQLVVPVQGAQEPKGYLRLTIDTESLTTDLQQADNTVNIMRVFILLSLCIGFILANTLMRLKKKKGQQQLIIEPDENTEENEDKPEVQSNGTKGAKNTRNPLKSPRAKRRKDPSPHRPRRVARKLSEKQ; this is encoded by the coding sequence ATGAAACTCCCATTTAGGCTGCACAAAACCGTTATTATCATTGTTTGCGTTGCGCTGATAACCTTCTTAATGCATGGGGTTTCATACTTAGGATATAGCCAAAGTCAAAGCCGGCTGGAGCAATTTAAGCAATTAACTCAAGTATTAGCTGAGCAAGTGGCATTCAGCTTATCCGATTATATGGTTCCCGGCAGCAAAGATTTTAATTTAGAACGAATTAATGCCAATTTAAATCATCTAGCTAAAGATCACTATATTTTGGATGCAAGTTTGTACACGGCGGCTGGCGCACTAATCACCCAAGTCGGAGAGCCTGCAAGCGTTAAAGAACGGCTTTCCCTTGATGGAAAGTCAGAGCTACAAAATTTTCATTATCAATTAGTGGTACCCGTACAGGGCGCACAAGAACCCAAAGGGTATTTACGCCTAACCATCGATACGGAATCACTGACCACCGATCTTCAGCAAGCCGATAACACCGTTAATATCATGCGCGTATTTATTTTATTATCTTTATGTATTGGCTTTATTTTGGCGAACACCCTAATGCGCCTGAAGAAAAAGAAAGGTCAGCAGCAATTGATTATCGAACCTGATGAAAACACGGAAGAGAATGAAGATAAGCCCGAAGTGCAGAGTAATGGGACAAAAGGGGCTAAAAATACACGTAACCCCTTAAAATCACCACGCGCCAAACGCCGAAAAGATCCAAGCCCACATCGACCAAGACGGGTGGCACGCAAATTATCAGAAAAGCAGTAA
- the serB gene encoding phosphoserine phosphatase: protein MPTSLTYCYLPDEIQKWPGLPLSLSGEEVMPLDYRAGDTGWLLYGRGLDKARISDFQQRLGIAIVIVSSWRIDDYQVVRIAGSITPRIKKLADESQLDVVPLGKIPRLRSPGILLMDMDSTAIQIECIDEIARLAGVGDQVSEVTERAMQGELDFTESLRARVALLEGADAAILDQVLETLPLMPGLTSLVRKLQAMDWHIAIASGGFTFFADNLRQRLKLVAAVANHLEVKNGKLTGKVKGAIVDAKYKAQTLVKLAEKLNIPMEQTVAIGDGANDLKMLRKAGLGIAYHAKPKVFARAKVGIKHADLMGVLCVLSGGLKHEER from the coding sequence ATGCCAACGAGTTTGACCTACTGTTATCTGCCTGATGAAATTCAAAAATGGCCGGGTTTACCCTTATCGCTAAGTGGTGAAGAAGTGATGCCATTGGATTATCGTGCAGGGGACACTGGGTGGTTGTTATATGGTCGCGGTTTAGATAAAGCGCGTATCAGTGATTTCCAGCAGCGTTTAGGGATAGCGATTGTGATTGTCTCCTCTTGGCGCATTGATGATTACCAAGTTGTCCGTATCGCAGGCAGCATTACCCCTCGCATCAAAAAACTGGCGGATGAAAGCCAGCTGGATGTAGTACCACTCGGTAAAATTCCACGCCTGCGATCCCCTGGGATCTTACTCATGGACATGGACTCTACCGCGATCCAAATAGAATGTATCGATGAAATTGCTCGTCTGGCAGGGGTCGGCGATCAAGTTTCTGAAGTCACTGAGCGCGCCATGCAAGGGGAGCTCGATTTTACGGAAAGTCTACGTGCTCGTGTGGCGCTACTCGAAGGTGCTGATGCCGCTATTCTCGACCAAGTCCTTGAAACCCTGCCGTTAATGCCGGGGTTAACCAGCTTAGTTCGTAAACTACAAGCGATGGATTGGCATATTGCTATTGCTTCCGGCGGATTCACGTTCTTTGCCGATAACCTACGCCAGCGATTAAAACTGGTCGCGGCAGTTGCCAACCACCTCGAAGTCAAAAATGGCAAACTGACAGGCAAAGTCAAAGGGGCAATTGTCGATGCAAAATACAAAGCGCAAACCCTCGTTAAACTAGCAGAAAAACTGAACATCCCAATGGAGCAAACCGTCGCCATCGGTGACGGAGCAAACGACCTGAAAATGCTCAGAAAAGCAGGGTTGGGGATAGCGTACCACGCGAAACCAAAAGTGTTTGCAAGGGCGAAAGTGGGGATTAAGCATGCAGACCTCATGGGAGTCTTATGCGTCCTAAGTGGTGGCCTCAAGCACGAGGAGCGCTAA
- a CDS encoding energy transducer TonB, with translation MNSSVGQLGSPIFRPLGGLCGSLVFHGILAMLFIGWFTANLPKTGVLPPAISLQLGLYQLEQQREPEVNNAPKQQMATREEIEPEVVEKAEKLPQTPLVDNGTLTRVTEKKRPPKKKPVQEKKVVEEAPVSTQESEVTSVPTSGSASNSSANFASSAAAPVSGDNGWESEVHQRLAKVKRYPRAALRFRSTGVSQVKIIVDNQGKLVSASLINSSGTKILDKEALATIERAAPFPMPPETLLANGKVEIIAPISFDTTSI, from the coding sequence GGAAGCCCAATTTTTCGTCCTCTGGGCGGTTTATGTGGAAGTCTTGTTTTCCATGGAATACTGGCAATGCTTTTTATTGGGTGGTTTACAGCAAACCTACCCAAAACTGGGGTTTTACCACCCGCAATCTCTTTACAATTAGGGCTTTATCAACTGGAGCAGCAGCGGGAGCCAGAGGTTAATAATGCGCCTAAACAGCAGATGGCAACACGAGAAGAAATTGAGCCTGAAGTCGTTGAAAAAGCAGAAAAGTTACCCCAAACACCACTGGTTGATAACGGAACATTGACGCGCGTCACCGAGAAAAAACGCCCGCCAAAGAAAAAGCCAGTTCAAGAGAAAAAAGTGGTGGAAGAAGCCCCCGTTTCGACTCAAGAATCCGAAGTGACTTCGGTGCCAACTTCTGGCAGCGCTTCTAATAGCAGTGCGAATTTTGCGAGCAGTGCCGCTGCACCTGTCAGTGGTGATAATGGGTGGGAAAGTGAAGTTCATCAACGGTTAGCGAAAGTAAAGCGATACCCACGCGCTGCATTGCGTTTTCGTTCAACGGGCGTTTCTCAAGTCAAAATTATTGTGGATAACCAAGGCAAGTTAGTGAGTGCCAGCTTGATTAACTCGTCAGGCACCAAAATCCTTGATAAAGAAGCGCTAGCCACTATAGAACGAGCAGCACCGTTTCCAATGCCACCCGAAACTTTGTTAGCTAACGGAAAAGTGGAGATTATTGCACCGATCTCGTTTGATACGACGTCAATCTAG